One region of Roseicitreum antarcticum genomic DNA includes:
- the trkA gene encoding Trk system potassium transporter TrkA produces MKIIVCGAGQVGWQIARQLSLERNEVTVVDNNPVLVRRATDTLDVQGVTGFASHPHVLEAAGARDADMLIAATYSDEVNMVTCQVAHSVFNVTRKIARLREQTYLEPQYSDLFRREHMPIDVVISPEREVSKAALQRIAAPATFDIEDFLDGLGQLLGIALEDDCPVLNTPLRQLTDLFSTLRAVVVGVRRNDRIFAPEAGDQLFSGDQVYVFCDRRDVDRTLEIFGKSVAKQERVVIVGAGNVGLSVARELESRAVRVRVKVIEKSRARAEIAADALERTIVLHGDGMDADLLREAGIERADAVLALTDDDKTNILVSVRAKALGCPLAISLVNDPTLVPLMGPLNIDAYINPRATTVSSILRHVRQGRVRAIYAIGDGEAEVIEAQVLSSSPMAGKLIREIDFPEGALVGGLMQDGVMIKPTGSTRVEEGAIIVIFALAKDVAEVERLMQVAVEYF; encoded by the coding sequence ATGAAGATTATCGTCTGTGGGGCCGGTCAGGTCGGCTGGCAGATCGCGCGGCAATTGTCGCTCGAACGCAACGAGGTGACGGTGGTCGACAACAACCCCGTCCTCGTGCGCCGCGCGACCGACACGCTCGATGTGCAAGGCGTCACAGGTTTTGCCAGCCATCCCCATGTGCTGGAGGCTGCGGGCGCGCGCGATGCCGACATGCTGATCGCCGCGACCTATTCCGACGAGGTCAACATGGTCACCTGTCAGGTGGCGCATTCGGTGTTCAACGTCACGCGCAAGATCGCGCGCCTGCGCGAACAGACCTATCTGGAACCGCAATATTCCGACCTTTTCCGGCGCGAGCATATGCCCATCGACGTGGTCATCAGCCCCGAGCGCGAGGTATCGAAGGCAGCGCTCCAACGTATCGCCGCGCCCGCGACGTTCGATATCGAGGATTTTCTGGACGGTCTTGGTCAATTGCTGGGTATCGCGCTGGAAGATGACTGCCCGGTGCTCAACACGCCGCTGCGCCAGTTGACGGACCTTTTCTCGACCCTGCGCGCGGTGGTGGTGGGCGTGCGCCGCAACGACCGCATCTTCGCGCCCGAGGCCGGGGACCAATTGTTCAGTGGCGACCAGGTCTATGTGTTCTGCGACCGGCGCGATGTGGACCGCACGCTGGAGATCTTCGGCAAATCGGTGGCAAAACAGGAACGCGTCGTGATTGTGGGCGCTGGCAATGTCGGCCTGTCGGTGGCGCGCGAACTGGAAAGCCGCGCGGTGCGGGTGCGGGTCAAGGTGATCGAGAAATCGCGCGCCCGCGCCGAGATTGCCGCCGATGCGCTGGAACGCACCATCGTTCTGCATGGCGACGGGATGGATGCCGACCTGCTGCGCGAAGCGGGGATCGAGCGCGCCGATGCCGTGCTGGCCCTCACCGATGATGACAAGACCAATATCCTCGTCTCGGTCCGCGCGAAGGCTCTGGGCTGTCCGCTGGCGATCAGCCTGGTGAACGACCCGACGCTGGTGCCTCTGATGGGGCCGTTGAACATCGACGCCTATATCAACCCGCGCGCCACGACCGTGTCGTCGATCCTGCGCCATGTGCGGCAGGGCCGGGTGCGCGCGATCTATGCCATTGGTGACGGCGAGGCCGAGGTGATCGAGGCGCAGGTGCTTTCCTCATCCCCCATGGCAGGCAAGCTGATCCGCGAGATCGACTTTCCCGAAGGCGCGCTGGTCGGTGGGCTCATGCAGGACGGCGTTATGATCAAGCCCACCGGGTCGACGCGGGTCGAGGAAGGCGCGATCATCGTGATCTTCGCCCTGGCGAAGGACGTCGCCGAGGTAGAGCGTCTGATGCAGGTCGCGGTCGAATATTTCTGA
- the ntrX gene encoding nitrogen assimilation response regulator NtrX, which yields MSDILIVDDERDIRELISEILQDEGFTTRLACNSDEAMAAVNAEPPALMILDIWLKDSRMDGIDILMTVKRSNPDIPVVIISGHGNVEIAVAAIKRGAYDFIEKPFNIDQLMVVITRAMEASRLRRENSELRNRDTTNAEMVGQSNSFKVLKSQLDKVTRSNGRVMLTGPAGCGKEVAARYIHSLSNRASAPFLSVSAAAIAPERMEEVLFGRETADRGIEAGIFEQAHGGVVYLDEVADMPAGTQSKILRVLVDQQFTRVGGVDKVRVDLRVVSSTTRDLKAEINAGRFRQELFDRLNVVPIVVPGLAERRDDIPVLAAHFVDFFHKTQGLPHRNLSPEAEAQLQAMNWPGNVRQLRNVVERALILGEGGDLIEPRDIQGDAVVSDGDGQMVVSAALTTLPLREARELFEREYLLAQINRFGGNISRTASFVGMERSALHRKLKTLGVNSGALSVARDPDTAQNE from the coding sequence ATGAGCGATATTCTAATCGTTGACGATGAACGCGACATTCGCGAACTGATATCGGAAATCCTGCAAGATGAAGGGTTTACCACCCGTCTTGCCTGTAATTCAGATGAGGCTATGGCGGCCGTGAACGCCGAGCCGCCCGCTTTGATGATTCTGGATATCTGGCTGAAAGATAGCCGGATGGACGGGATCGACATCTTGATGACGGTCAAGCGTTCCAACCCCGATATTCCGGTGGTCATCATCTCGGGTCACGGCAATGTCGAAATCGCCGTGGCGGCGATCAAGCGCGGTGCCTATGACTTCATTGAGAAACCCTTTAACATCGACCAGTTGATGGTGGTGATTACCCGGGCGATGGAAGCATCCAGGCTGCGGCGCGAGAATTCGGAACTGCGCAACCGAGATACCACGAATGCAGAAATGGTCGGGCAATCCAACAGTTTCAAGGTGTTGAAGTCGCAACTTGATAAGGTCACGCGCTCAAACGGGCGGGTGATGCTGACGGGTCCGGCGGGCTGCGGCAAGGAAGTTGCGGCGCGTTATATTCACAGTCTGTCGAACCGCGCGTCGGCGCCGTTTCTCAGCGTCAGCGCCGCTGCAATCGCGCCAGAGCGGATGGAAGAGGTGCTGTTTGGCCGCGAAACCGCTGACCGCGGGATCGAGGCCGGGATATTCGAGCAGGCGCATGGGGGGGTCGTCTACCTCGATGAGGTGGCAGACATGCCCGCGGGCACCCAGTCCAAAATCCTGCGCGTGCTGGTCGATCAACAGTTCACCCGCGTCGGCGGCGTGGACAAGGTGCGGGTCGATCTGCGCGTGGTCTCCAGCACCACGCGTGACCTGAAGGCCGAAATCAACGCGGGTCGCTTCCGGCAAGAGCTGTTCGACCGGCTGAACGTGGTACCCATCGTCGTGCCCGGGCTGGCAGAGCGGCGCGATGACATTCCGGTGCTGGCCGCCCATTTCGTGGATTTCTTTCACAAGACACAGGGCCTGCCGCACCGCAACCTCAGCCCCGAGGCAGAGGCACAATTGCAGGCGATGAACTGGCCCGGCAACGTGCGCCAGCTGCGCAATGTGGTGGAACGTGCGCTGATCCTGGGTGAGGGCGGCGACCTGATCGAGCCGCGCGACATTCAGGGCGATGCCGTGGTGTCGGACGGCGACGGGCAGATGGTGGTCTCGGCCGCGCTGACGACCTTGCCGCTGCGCGAAGCGCGAGAGTTGTTCGAGCGGGAATACCTGCTGGCGCAGATCAACCGTTTCGGCGGCAACATCAGCCGCACGGCGTCTTTTGTTGGCATGGAACGCTCTGCCCTGCACCGAAAACTCAAGACATTGGGCGTGAATTCCGGTGCACTTTCGGTTGCACGCGATCCCGACACGGCGCAGAACGAGTAG
- a CDS encoding sensor histidine kinase NtrY-like: MQRAVDQRVFQRFARFRRTRRVQTISTLVLVALAPVLVFTTLWALGLAQGGLAGTELRLVLLADLVYILVVAYLVLARVARIVSERRSDSAGSKLHLRLSGLFALSALIPTVSVAVFAGLTLNVGLEGWFSDRVRLVVGNSLAAAEAYQEEQERDLTEDTLALAAYLEAARQAFPLIDDGQLRQLLSQAQGQVQRGLRVAFVIDGDGTIRARGERSYLFDFSALAPEDFTRARETGITLIKDWRSNEFRALVPLDTYLDRYLYVARAVDGDILSLLDETRETVRLYQQMERERGRLLFDFGLLYLGFAVILMLAAIWLGLSFAERLSRPIGRLAAAAARVGGGDFDAQVREEPGDDEIATMGRVFNQMTGQLKKQRETLLENNRQIEARRRLFDSVLGSVTAGVIGLDAEGRVQFINRAAERLLGCEGAVSQGTDMDAVAPEFVPLLARLRDAPVDVGRVQDEVRLSRDGRLESLLVRIAGRMRIDGTLEGYVIAFDDVTDLVSAQRMAAWGDVARRIAHEIKNPLTPIQLSAERIKRKFRPMVGAEADTLDQLADVIIRQTNDLRAIVDEFSKFARMREPDRRPHDLAAILRDAILLQETAQPGVAFNRDIPEGPLTMEIDATMLSQAFTNLIKNGVEATESHAEKAGKGAYAPQLQITLRALERAVVITIADNGVGLPQDRARLFEPYVTTRDKGTGLGLSIVKKIIEEHGGTLQLIDAQDFSGQGRAGAMAEIRLPLLNAARTATD, translated from the coding sequence GTGCAGCGGGCGGTTGATCAACGGGTATTTCAGCGCTTCGCTCGATTTCGTCGCACGCGCCGGGTGCAGACCATCAGCACGCTGGTGTTGGTCGCCCTGGCGCCGGTGCTGGTGTTCACCACGCTGTGGGCTTTGGGGCTGGCGCAGGGTGGGTTGGCGGGGACGGAACTGCGCCTCGTGCTGCTGGCCGATCTCGTCTATATCCTTGTCGTGGCCTATCTGGTGCTGGCGCGCGTGGCGCGTATTGTCTCCGAACGTCGGTCGGACAGCGCAGGATCGAAGCTGCATCTGCGGCTGTCGGGGCTGTTCGCGCTCAGCGCGCTGATCCCCACGGTGTCGGTGGCCGTCTTTGCCGGGTTGACGCTGAATGTCGGGCTGGAGGGGTGGTTTTCTGACCGGGTGCGCCTTGTGGTCGGCAATTCGCTTGCCGCCGCCGAGGCCTATCAGGAGGAGCAAGAGCGCGACCTGACCGAAGACACGCTGGCACTGGCCGCGTATCTGGAGGCGGCACGGCAGGCATTTCCGCTGATCGACGACGGGCAACTGCGCCAACTTCTGTCGCAGGCGCAGGGGCAGGTGCAACGCGGACTGCGTGTAGCCTTCGTGATCGACGGCGACGGCACGATCCGCGCGCGCGGCGAACGGTCTTACCTGTTTGATTTCTCCGCGCTTGCGCCCGAGGATTTCACCCGCGCCCGCGAGACAGGGATAACCCTGATAAAAGACTGGCGCAGCAACGAGTTCCGGGCCCTTGTTCCCCTGGACACCTACCTCGACAGGTATCTTTATGTGGCGCGCGCGGTGGATGGCGACATTCTCAGCCTGCTGGACGAAACACGCGAAACCGTGCGTCTCTATCAGCAGATGGAGCGCGAGCGCGGGCGTTTGTTGTTTGATTTCGGGCTGTTATACCTTGGCTTTGCCGTTATCTTGATGCTGGCCGCGATCTGGCTTGGCCTGTCCTTTGCCGAACGCCTCTCGCGGCCTATCGGGCGGCTGGCGGCGGCGGCGGCGCGGGTCGGCGGCGGCGATTTTGATGCGCAGGTGCGCGAGGAACCGGGTGATGACGAAATCGCCACCATGGGCCGTGTTTTCAACCAGATGACCGGACAACTTAAGAAACAGCGCGAAACCTTGTTGGAAAACAACCGTCAGATCGAGGCCCGGCGGCGCCTCTTTGACAGCGTGCTGGGGTCGGTCACGGCGGGCGTGATCGGGCTGGATGCCGAGGGCCGCGTGCAGTTCATCAACCGCGCCGCCGAACGCCTGCTCGGCTGCGAAGGGGCGGTGTCGCAGGGGACCGACATGGATGCGGTCGCGCCGGAATTCGTGCCGCTGCTGGCACGGCTGCGCGATGCGCCCGTCGATGTGGGCCGCGTGCAAGATGAGGTGCGTTTGTCGCGCGACGGGCGGCTGGAAAGCCTGTTGGTGCGGATCGCGGGCCGGATGCGCATTGACGGCACGCTTGAGGGCTATGTCATCGCCTTTGACGATGTGACCGATCTGGTCAGCGCGCAGCGTATGGCAGCATGGGGCGACGTCGCGCGCCGTATCGCGCATGAAATCAAGAACCCGCTGACCCCGATCCAGCTTTCCGCCGAACGCATCAAGCGCAAGTTCCGCCCGATGGTGGGGGCGGAAGCCGACACGCTGGACCAGCTTGCCGATGTAATTATTCGTCAAACCAATGACTTGCGCGCCATTGTTGATGAGTTTTCCAAATTCGCCCGCATGCGCGAACCCGACCGCAGGCCGCATGATCTGGCCGCTATCTTGCGCGATGCCATCTTGTTGCAGGAAACCGCTCAGCCTGGTGTGGCGTTTAACCGCGACATACCTGAAGGTCCGCTGACAATGGAAATTGATGCAACCATGCTGTCACAGGCCTTCACAAACCTGATAAAGAACGGCGTGGAAGCTACTGAATCCCATGCCGAAAAGGCGGGTAAGGGCGCCTATGCACCGCAGCTTCAGATTACGTTGCGCGCCCTCGAACGGGCCGTCGTGATAACCATCGCCGATAATGGTGTCGGCCTGCCGCAGGACCGCGCGCGCCTGTTCGAGCCCTATGTAACCACCCGCGACAAGGGCACAGGGCTGGGCCTGTCGATTGTCAAGAAGATCATCGAGGAACATGGTGGAACCTTGCAACTAATTGACGCGCAAGACTTTTCCGGACAAGGCCGCGCGGGCGCCATGGCTGAAATCCGATTGCCGCTGCTGAACGCGGCGCGCACAGCGACAGACTGA
- a CDS encoding response regulator has product MDGTILVADDDRTIRTVLTQALTRAGCKVHATSSLTTLLRWVEEGRGDLVITDVMMPDGNGLEMIPKISKERPGLPVIVISAQNTIMTAIQATEVDAYDYLPKPFDLPDLMKRAARAMDQRRHVARPAITAPPPRDSIGNDLPLVGRTVSMQALYKLVARVMNSDMPVLITGESGTGKTLIARTIHDLSDRRALPYVVASASDLDGLDGPATMLSRARGGTLVFDELGDYDEDKQARVVRMLDTLTENGPRILATSQVDLNARLSSGTFREDLFYRISGVSMVVPALRERVDDLDLLCEHFLARAHREGLPARRLSAEALEMVRAYSWPGNVRQLDNTMRRLALTGHEPEISRTEVEQIMRNQPAMEPLREGGGGGSGEKLAESVTRHLRRYFDLHGGELPPPGLYNRILREMEGPLIEIALDATAGNQARCADLLGINRNTLRKKISDLDIRVTRRRKLM; this is encoded by the coding sequence ATGGACGGAACGATCCTGGTTGCTGACGATGACCGCACCATCCGCACGGTGCTGACGCAGGCGCTCACACGGGCCGGGTGCAAGGTGCATGCGACCTCCAGCCTTACGACGCTTTTGCGCTGGGTCGAAGAAGGGCGCGGCGACCTGGTCATCACCGATGTGATGATGCCCGACGGCAACGGGCTGGAGATGATCCCGAAAATCAGCAAGGAACGCCCGGGCCTGCCCGTCATCGTGATCTCGGCGCAGAACACCATCATGACCGCCATTCAGGCGACCGAGGTGGATGCTTATGATTACCTGCCAAAGCCCTTCGATCTGCCCGATCTGATGAAGCGGGCGGCGCGCGCGATGGATCAGCGCCGCCATGTCGCGCGCCCCGCTATCACCGCACCGCCGCCGCGCGACAGCATCGGCAACGACCTGCCTCTGGTCGGTCGCACAGTGTCGATGCAGGCGCTTTACAAACTCGTGGCGCGGGTGATGAACAGCGACATGCCGGTGCTCATCACCGGGGAATCGGGCACTGGAAAGACACTGATCGCGCGCACGATCCACGATCTTTCCGACCGACGCGCGCTGCCCTACGTCGTGGCATCGGCCAGCGATCTGGACGGGCTGGATGGTCCCGCGACCATGCTTTCACGGGCGCGCGGCGGCACGCTGGTCTTCGACGAGTTGGGCGATTACGACGAGGACAAGCAGGCCCGCGTGGTGCGCATGCTTGACACCCTTACTGAAAACGGCCCGCGCATCTTGGCCACCAGCCAGGTGGATCTGAACGCGCGGCTGTCATCGGGGACCTTCCGCGAGGATCTGTTCTACCGCATCAGCGGCGTCAGCATGGTGGTGCCCGCATTACGCGAGCGCGTCGACGACCTTGACCTGCTGTGCGAGCATTTTCTGGCCCGCGCCCACCGCGAAGGCCTGCCCGCGCGCCGATTGTCTGCAGAAGCGCTGGAAATGGTGCGCGCGTACAGCTGGCCCGGCAATGTGCGGCAACTGGACAATACCATGCGGCGTCTGGCGCTGACCGGGCATGAACCCGAAATCTCGCGCACCGAAGTCGAACAGATCATGCGCAACCAGCCCGCGATGGAACCTCTGCGCGAAGGCGGCGGCGGGGGCAGCGGCGAGAAGCTGGCGGAATCGGTCACGCGTCACCTGCGCCGCTATTTCGACCTGCATGGCGGTGAACTGCCACCGCCGGGCCTGTATAACCGTATCCTGCGCGAGATGGAGGGCCCGCTGATCGAGATTGCGCTGGATGCCACCGCAGGCAATCAGGCGCGCTGCGCCGATCTTCTGGGGATCAATCGCAATACCCTGCGCAAGAAGATTTCCGATCTCGATATTCGCGTGACACGCCGCCGCAAGTTGATGTAA
- a CDS encoding two-component system sensor histidine kinase NtrB, whose amino-acid sequence MKRPPLTGPVTGVIWASLPVPTVLLAPDDNGIEVFTDCNPAAEQFLSASRRSLMSTPAFDRLMIDAAIELALDRARANRAAIFINDVLVGTGDRAPIICNLQLAPLGDDPNIVMMLIAPREIAGRLGRAEAVKSAAKSAIGMADMLAHEIKNPLAGIAGAAQLLSMGLKAEDLELTDLIVEETRRIVKLLEQVEQFGNQRPPECRAVNLHDILERARRSVMVGFAAHMSVSEAYDPSLPLTWGDPDQLQQVFLNLLKNASEAQPGGGRIRIKTFFEQSLRVRGPDGQGVALPLHVEIIDDGPGLPPSIAADIFDPFISGRENGTGLGLALVSKIIADHGGWIAVDSAPGRTVFRVSLPMAPKDKTDEK is encoded by the coding sequence ATGAAGCGGCCGCCCCTCACAGGTCCGGTTACCGGCGTCATCTGGGCCTCGCTCCCCGTGCCCACGGTCCTGCTGGCCCCAGATGACAACGGCATCGAGGTGTTTACCGATTGCAACCCGGCGGCGGAACAATTCCTGTCCGCCTCGCGCCGAAGCCTGATGTCCACGCCTGCGTTCGACCGCCTGATGATTGATGCGGCGATCGAACTGGCGCTGGATCGCGCGCGGGCCAACCGCGCGGCGATCTTCATCAATGATGTGCTGGTCGGCACCGGCGACCGCGCGCCGATCATCTGCAACCTGCAACTGGCGCCTCTTGGCGACGATCCGAATATCGTGATGATGCTGATTGCCCCGCGCGAGATCGCCGGACGGCTGGGCCGGGCCGAGGCGGTGAAATCCGCCGCGAAATCAGCCATCGGCATGGCCGACATGCTGGCCCATGAGATCAAGAACCCGCTGGCAGGCATTGCCGGTGCGGCGCAGTTGCTGTCGATGGGGCTTAAGGCCGAAGATCTGGAACTGACCGATCTGATCGTCGAAGAGACCCGGCGCATCGTGAAGCTGCTGGAACAGGTCGAACAATTTGGCAACCAGCGCCCGCCTGAATGCCGTGCCGTCAATCTGCATGACATCCTGGAGCGCGCGCGTCGTTCCGTGATGGTGGGCTTTGCCGCGCATATGAGTGTGAGCGAGGCCTACGACCCGTCGCTGCCGCTGACATGGGGTGATCCCGACCAGCTGCAACAGGTGTTCCTGAACCTGCTGAAGAATGCGTCCGAGGCGCAGCCGGGTGGCGGGCGCATTCGCATCAAGACCTTCTTTGAACAATCCCTGCGGGTTCGCGGCCCTGACGGGCAGGGCGTGGCGCTGCCACTGCATGTCGAGATCATCGACGACGGGCCGGGCCTGCCGCCGTCGATTGCTGCGGATATCTTCGACCCCTTCATCAGCGGGCGTGAAAACGGCACCGGGCTGGGCCTGGCGCTGGTGTCGAAGATCATTGCCGATCATGGCGGCTGGATCGCTGTGGACAGCGCGCCGGGCCGTACCGTGTTTCGTGTGTCACTGCCGATGGCCCCAAAAGATAAAACCGATGAAAAGTAA
- the dusB gene encoding tRNA dihydrouridine synthase DusB, which produces MTTPNTLLQLVRNGHRVDLTPPVILAPMAGITDLPFRRMVARFGAGLVVSEMVASQEMVQAKPSSRARARLELDGGTVASAVQLAGCDPHWMAEAARLAEASGAQMIDINMGCPAKKVVGGMSGSALMRDLDHALRLIEAVVGAVSVPVTLKTRLGWDDDSRNAADLGRRAQDAGISMLTLHGRTRCQFYKGRADWAAIAGVVQALEIPVIANGDITCAQTARAALAASGAAGVMVGRGAQGRPWMLAQIAADLFGTPAPVVPVGAALVDLVAAHYQDMLAFYGRDLGIRVARKHLGWYMAEAGGEPAARRFVLTQTDPAQVLAALPAALMPSPAMPTPLHAVADAPRKSAA; this is translated from the coding sequence ATGACGACGCCGAACACTCTGTTACAGCTTGTGCGCAACGGTCACCGGGTTGACCTGACGCCGCCGGTGATCCTGGCGCCGATGGCGGGGATCACTGACCTGCCTTTTCGCCGTATGGTTGCGCGCTTTGGCGCCGGGCTGGTCGTGTCCGAGATGGTGGCAAGCCAGGAAATGGTGCAGGCCAAGCCCTCGTCCCGCGCCCGGGCCCGGTTGGAACTGGACGGCGGCACGGTGGCGTCGGCGGTGCAGCTTGCGGGCTGCGATCCCCATTGGATGGCCGAGGCGGCGCGTCTTGCCGAAGCATCCGGCGCGCAGATGATCGACATCAACATGGGCTGCCCGGCCAAGAAGGTTGTGGGCGGGATGTCAGGCTCGGCCCTGATGCGCGACCTCGACCATGCCTTGCGGCTGATCGAGGCGGTCGTAGGCGCGGTCAGCGTGCCGGTGACCTTGAAAACCCGGCTGGGCTGGGATGACGATAGCCGCAACGCCGCCGATCTGGGCCGACGCGCGCAGGATGCGGGCATCAGCATGCTGACGCTGCATGGGCGCACTCGCTGCCAATTCTACAAGGGCCGCGCCGATTGGGCTGCCATTGCGGGCGTGGTTCAGGCGCTGGAAATTCCGGTGATCGCGAATGGCGACATCACTTGCGCGCAGACTGCACGCGCGGCGCTGGCGGCGTCCGGTGCGGCCGGGGTCATGGTGGGTCGCGGCGCACAGGGCCGCCCCTGGATGCTGGCGCAGATCGCCGCAGACCTCTTTGGTACTCCCGCCCCGGTTGTGCCGGTCGGTGCGGCGCTTGTCGATCTGGTTGCGGCGCATTATCAGGACATGCTCGCGTTTTATGGCCGTGATCTGGGTATCCGGGTCGCGCGCAAACACCTGGGCTGGTACATGGCAGAGGCAGGGGGCGAGCCTGCTGCGCGCCGCTTTGTGTTGACCCAGACCGACCCGGCGCAGGTGTTGGCCGCATTGCCCGCCGCGTTGATGCCCAGCCCGGCGATGCCCACGCCGCTGCACGCCGTCGCAGACGCGCCGCGAAAGTCTGCCGCATGA
- the ispD gene encoding 2-C-methyl-D-erythritol 4-phosphate cytidylyltransferase: MPQPPTSALPHDAPAATAGDVAAIIVAAGRGTRAGGDAPKQWQTLCGQMVLAHTLDAILAAGIGRVVLVLHPDDTARARPLLRDGVTVVTGGESRAGSVRNALEHLSHAPPGLVLIHDGARPLIARAVIARVLDALHRHPGAAPALPITDALWRGVDGRVTGTQARDGLFRAQTPQGFRFHQILSAHRAHQGDAADDVEIARAAGLDVAIVPGDDDNLKLTYPQDFARAAQILQQRATQQEA; the protein is encoded by the coding sequence ATGCCCCAGCCCCCCACGTCCGCCCTGCCCCACGATGCGCCCGCTGCGACAGCCGGTGATGTGGCCGCAATCATCGTCGCTGCGGGACGCGGCACACGGGCAGGCGGCGACGCGCCAAAGCAATGGCAAACCCTCTGCGGGCAGATGGTGTTGGCGCACACGCTGGACGCGATCCTCGCCGCCGGAATCGGCCGGGTCGTGCTGGTCCTCCATCCTGATGACACGGCGCGGGCACGCCCCTTGCTACGCGACGGCGTCACTGTCGTCACCGGGGGTGAGAGCCGCGCAGGATCCGTGCGCAACGCCCTGGAACATCTCAGCCACGCCCCGCCCGGGCTGGTCCTGATCCACGACGGCGCGCGCCCGCTGATTGCCCGCGCGGTGATCGCCCGGGTGCTGGACGCGCTGCATAGGCATCCCGGTGCCGCGCCCGCGCTGCCCATCACCGATGCGCTGTGGCGCGGGGTGGATGGCCGCGTCACCGGCACGCAAGCGCGCGACGGCTTGTTTCGCGCCCAGACGCCACAGGGCTTCCGCTTCCATCAGATCCTTTCGGCGCATCGCGCGCATCAAGGCGATGCCGCCGATGATGTAGAGATCGCGCGCGCCGCAGGGCTTGACGTCGCGATTGTGCCGGGGGATGACGATAACCTGAAACTGACCTATCCGCAGGATTTCGCGCGCGCCGCGCAGATCTTGCAGCAGCGCGCAACACAGCAAGAGGCCTGA
- the ispF gene encoding 2-C-methyl-D-erythritol 2,4-cyclodiphosphate synthase: MDIRTGNGFDVHRFGPGDGCWLCGVKVAHDRGLMGHSDADVGMHALTDAIYGALCEGDIGQHFPPSDPQWKGAESRIFLAHAMSRVAARGFTLTHADVTLICEFPKIGPHTVAMRQALAAITGVDAGRISVKATTSERLGFTGRGEGIAAMATATLVQTAPMQPVPIPPTPVAPTPPKPVQA, from the coding sequence ATGGACATCCGCACCGGCAATGGCTTTGACGTTCACCGCTTCGGCCCCGGCGACGGCTGCTGGCTGTGTGGCGTCAAGGTGGCGCATGACCGGGGGCTGATGGGCCATTCCGATGCCGATGTTGGCATGCATGCCCTGACCGATGCGATCTATGGCGCGCTGTGTGAGGGTGATATCGGCCAGCACTTCCCCCCGTCGGACCCGCAATGGAAAGGTGCCGAGAGCCGGATTTTCCTGGCCCATGCCATGTCCCGTGTCGCGGCGCGCGGCTTCACCCTGACCCATGCCGATGTGACGCTGATCTGCGAATTCCCAAAGATCGGGCCGCACACCGTTGCGATGCGGCAGGCATTGGCGGCGATCACCGGGGTGGACGCCGGGCGCATCAGCGTGAAGGCCACCACGTCGGAACGGCTGGGCTTCACCGGCCGGGGTGAGGGGATTGCCGCCATGGCCACCGCCACGCTGGTGCAGACGGCCCCCATGCAGCCCGTACCGATCCCGCCGACACCCGTGGCACCTACACCACCAAAGCCGGTGCAAGCATGA
- a CDS encoding phosphatidylglycerophosphatase A family protein, whose amino-acid sequence MSFARLIATFFGAGLLRPAPGTWGTLAALPAAWVIATLGGFPVFVLATLAVCGIGWWATAQATRGMADPDPSEIVIDEVAGMWITLLPVIYGAWSRDMALLALWPGWVVGFLAFRAFDITKLGPIGWADRMHTPLGVMLDDVIAGVFAALVVTVAAGIAHGIIMA is encoded by the coding sequence ATGAGTTTTGCGCGGCTGATCGCCACTTTCTTCGGCGCGGGGCTGTTGCGGCCTGCACCGGGCACGTGGGGCACGCTGGCCGCCCTGCCCGCCGCCTGGGTCATTGCCACGCTGGGCGGCTTTCCGGTCTTTGTGCTGGCGACGCTGGCGGTATGCGGCATCGGATGGTGGGCGACCGCGCAGGCGACGCGCGGCATGGCCGACCCTGACCCGTCCGAGATTGTGATCGACGAAGTCGCGGGCATGTGGATCACCCTTTTGCCCGTGATCTATGGCGCATGGTCGCGCGATATGGCGCTTCTGGCACTGTGGCCCGGCTGGGTCGTCGGATTTCTGGCATTCCGGGCCTTCGATATCACGAAGCTGGGGCCGATCGGCTGGGCCGACCGGATGCACACGCCGCTGGGCGTCATGCTGGACGATGTAATCGCGGGCGTTTTCGCCGCTTTGGTGGTCACCGTTGCCGCCGGCATCGCGCATGGGATCATCATGGCATGA